One Trichoderma atroviride chromosome 7, complete sequence DNA segment encodes these proteins:
- a CDS encoding uncharacterized protein (EggNog:ENOG41), whose product MDTSLGPLAASVEPALLPPRTPLHGRYTSVVPLHPQHWRAIYRHLGGEENAWRWKYMPLDGLLTEEICEATIAAWSASKDPLYYTVLSGPASDPASEPAGILSYLAIVPNHRRIEIGWVIFGDALKHSREGTEAFFLFMKHAFADLGYLRVEWKANNLNAASLAAARRLGFTFEGVFRKHMIVKGRHRDSAWLSILDDEWPAARKGFEAWLEESNFDENGKQKKGLSECRDELQ is encoded by the exons ATGGACACGTCGCTGGGACCACTCGCGGCATCAGTCGAGCCGGCCCTTCTCCCGCCAAGAACGCCTCTCCACGGCCGCTACACATCTGTAGTCCCGCTCCACCCTCAGCACTGGCGAGCGATTTACAGACATCtcggaggagaggagaacGCCTGGCGATGGAAATACATGCCCCTGGACGGCCTCCTCACCGAGGAGATATGTGAGGCGACGATCGCGGCATGGTCTGCCTCCAAAGATCCCCTGTACTACACGGTGCTTTCGGGTCCTGCTTCCGATCCCGCTTCCGAGCCAGCAGGCATCCTGTCGTATCTGGCAATTGTTCCAAACCACCGTAGAATTGAGATTGGATGGGTGATATTTGGGGATGCCCTAAAACACTCTAGGGAGGGGACGGAGGcattttttctcttcatgaAGCATGCGTTTGCGGACCTGGGATATCTACGTGTCGAGTGGAAGGCCAATAATCTCAATGCAGCGAgcttggcagcagctcggcggctGGGATTTACGTTTGAGGGAGTTTTCAG GAAGCACATGATTGTAAAAGGCAGACACCGGGATTCGGCGTGGTTGAGCATCCTGGATGACGAATGGCCTGCTGCTCGGAAGGGGTTCGAAGCATGGCTGGAAGAGTCCAACTTTGATGAGAAtggaaagcagaagaaaggGCTGAGCGAATGTAGAGATGAGTTGCAGTAG
- a CDS encoding uncharacterized protein (EggNog:ENOG41), which translates to MPRALNNAACDTCRRRKVKCDEDTPVCGQCKKSGRYCARLRKSSRFLAYSYQPGTGNLSKEAAEKRKFPPPENPRDALQSPDVAWYFHNYIAEPAKWYDLGDASRLFATRVPELALDEPLLFSAIIALSAEHVSQTTKSKPAKAVAEFYHGQCVHRLILLDEKIELLRNGVALAAVCLLRSYEILNEDIDPNRHLQGAYSLASCEDSIAASPPGSLLAAGFWNYLREDITFSLFESCPLKMDVTMASAPSLTGNQDQLHSITLILGQVINKAFSYQVSEPDWERLLSMVKTWLKNVPSNIKPFSRSQRVAVSAVGELPHFWFLQDFHASARQYALLALNILTAFAPLNQLPMLPEICDGSDKIIGDVKKEDLLEAFALEICGIAFTANIPSVLVNSFGPIAYCGKFIRSEATRQEVIRRLSACKRSVGWPVERLISSLKDSWAAEFESPSFSGEADTGSGS; encoded by the exons ATGCCTCGAGCACTAAATAACGCAG CCTG CGACACATGCCGTCGTCGTAAGGTTAAAT GTGATGAAGACACTCCCGTCTGCGGCCAATGCAAGAAATCGGGAAGATACTGTGCGCGTCTTCGGAAATCGTCCAGGTTTCTAGCCTATTCTTATCAACCAGGGACGGGAAATCTTTCTAAAG AAGCCGCTGAAAAAAGGAAATTCCCCCCTCCCGAAAATCCGCGAGATGCACTCCAGTCACCAGATGTGGCCTGGTATTTCCACAACTACATTGCAGAGCCCGCAAAGTGGTATGACCTCGGCGATGCCTCACGTCTGTTTGCCACAAGGGTACCTGAGCTTGCTCTAGATGAACCGCTCCTCTTCAGTGCCATTATTGCCTTGTCTGCAGAGCACGTGAGCCAAACAACGAAATCTAAGCCTGCAAAGGCAGTAGCTGAGTTCTATCATGGGCAATGCGTCCATCGCCTGATTCTATTGGACGAAAAGATTGAGTTGTTGAGAAACGGGGTTGCATTAGCGGCCGTATGTTTATTACGATCGTACGAGATCCTCAATG AGGATATCGACCCCAACAGGCATCTTCAAGGCGCATACTCATTGGCATCATGTGAAGACTCCATTGCAGCGAGCCCCCCTGGAAGCCTCCTCGCTGCCGGGTTCTGGAACTATCTCCGCGAGGatattacttttagcttATTTGAAAGCTGTCCACTAAAAATGGACGTGACAATGGCGTCCGCTCCGAGCCTGACGGGCAACCAAGACCAGCTCCACTCCATTACACTCATACTTGGTCAAGTTATCAACAAGGCCTTCAGCTATCAAGTCTCGGAACCTGATTGGGAGAGACTACTCTCCATGGTTAAAACTTGGCTCAAAAACGTCCCATCAAACATCAAGCCATTCTCAAGAAGCCAACGTGTGGCTGTATCAGCAGTTGGCGAACTACCACACTTTTGGTTTCTACAAGATTTTCACG CTTCTGCAAGGCAGTATGCCCTCCTCGCACTCAATATACTTACCGCATTTGCACCCCTGAATCAGCTCCCAATGCTGCCAGAGATTTGCGATGGCAGCGATAAGATCATCGGCGATGTGAAAAAGGAGGATTTGTTGGAAGCTTTCGCTCTCGAGATCTGCGGAATTGCATTCACAGCGAATATTCCGTCTGTCCTCGTGAACTCTTTCGGCCCTATTGCATATT GCGGCAAGTTCATACGGTCCGAGGCCACTAGACAAGAAGTCATTCGCCGCCTATCCGCGTGCAAACGGTCTGTGGGATGGCCCGTTGAACGCTTAATTTCCAGTCTAAAGGACTCCTGGGCCGCGGAATTCGAATCTCCGAGTTTTTCTGGGGAAGCGGACACTGGGTCTGGATCTTAA
- a CDS encoding uncharacterized protein (EggNog:ENOG41), with protein MPRALNNAACDTCRRRKVKCDEDTPVCGQCKKSGRYCARLRKSSRFLAYSYQPGTGNLSKEAAEKRKFPPPENPRDALQSPDVAWYFHNYIAEPAKWYDLGDASRLFATRVPELALDEPLLFSAIIALSAEHVSQTTKSKPAKAVAEFYHGQCVHRLILLDEKIELLRNGVALAAVCLLRSYEILNEDIDPNRHLQGAYSLASCEDSIAASPPGSLLAAGFWNYLREDITFSLFESCPLKMDVTMASAPSLTGNQDQLHSITLILGQVINKAFSYQVSEPDWERLLSMVKTWLKNVPSNIKPFSRSQRVAVSAVGELPHFWFLQDFHASARQYALLALNILTAFAPLNQLPMLPEICDGSDKIIGDVKKEDLLEAFALEICGIAFTANIPSVLVNSFGPIAYCKLLPLLTTHSPPPPWSPF; from the exons ATGCCTCGAGCACTAAATAACGCAG CCTG CGACACATGCCGTCGTCGTAAGGTTAAAT GTGATGAAGACACTCCCGTCTGCGGCCAATGCAAGAAATCGGGAAGATACTGTGCGCGTCTTCGGAAATCGTCCAGGTTTCTAGCCTATTCTTATCAACCAGGGACGGGAAATCTTTCTAAAG AAGCCGCTGAAAAAAGGAAATTCCCCCCTCCCGAAAATCCGCGAGATGCACTCCAGTCACCAGATGTGGCCTGGTATTTCCACAACTACATTGCAGAGCCCGCAAAGTGGTATGACCTCGGCGATGCCTCACGTCTGTTTGCCACAAGGGTACCTGAGCTTGCTCTAGATGAACCGCTCCTCTTCAGTGCCATTATTGCCTTGTCTGCAGAGCACGTGAGCCAAACAACGAAATCTAAGCCTGCAAAGGCAGTAGCTGAGTTCTATCATGGGCAATGCGTCCATCGCCTGATTCTATTGGACGAAAAGATTGAGTTGTTGAGAAACGGGGTTGCATTAGCGGCCGTATGTTTATTACGATCGTACGAGATCCTCAATG AGGATATCGACCCCAACAGGCATCTTCAAGGCGCATACTCATTGGCATCATGTGAAGACTCCATTGCAGCGAGCCCCCCTGGAAGCCTCCTCGCTGCCGGGTTCTGGAACTATCTCCGCGAGGatattacttttagcttATTTGAAAGCTGTCCACTAAAAATGGACGTGACAATGGCGTCCGCTCCGAGCCTGACGGGCAACCAAGACCAGCTCCACTCCATTACACTCATACTTGGTCAAGTTATCAACAAGGCCTTCAGCTATCAAGTCTCGGAACCTGATTGGGAGAGACTACTCTCCATGGTTAAAACTTGGCTCAAAAACGTCCCATCAAACATCAAGCCATTCTCAAGAAGCCAACGTGTGGCTGTATCAGCAGTTGGCGAACTACCACACTTTTGGTTTCTACAAGATTTTCACG CTTCTGCAAGGCAGTATGCCCTCCTCGCACTCAATATACTTACCGCATTTGCACCCCTGAATCAGCTCCCAATGCTGCCAGAGATTTGCGATGGCAGCGATAAGATCATCGGCGATGTGAAAAAGGAGGATTTGTTGGAAGCTTTCGCTCTCGAGATCTGCGGAATTGCATTCACAGCGAATATTCCGTCTGTCCTCGTGAACTCTTTCGGCCCTATTGCATATTGTAAGCTCCTCCCTCTACTAACCACTCATTCTCCGCCTCCCCCGTGGTCTCCATTCTGA
- a CDS encoding uncharacterized protein (EggNog:ENOG41), translating into MLAVRFRAPRLLSRGMATVAKPASSPSLHWLAVVRPSVGEIKNARLDERNLEKAVRHMHQDGLVVIEDVVPHEDIDQLNTKMVQDARVLQNMGDKGPFNYNQGNLQQDAPPVAEFFYPSIFTNPIATQITSAVLGPRPKWTFCSANAAMPPLPGASPQRQPVHSDADFAHPAHPFALVVNVPLVTMTPENGSTELWLGTHKTDISFQEGAHGERASGRIMENHLRDREAVRPPIQPIVKKGSIVLRDLRLWHAGMPNPSDQIRIMLAMIHFAPWYRNTMRLEFGDNLKPVLEELDQQGQLGLDIPVDWVSREKALKGYLNRGFGNSYDFNQTP; encoded by the exons ATGCTTGCAGTGCGCTTTCGAGCTCCGCGGCTGTTGAGTCGAGGCATGGCCACAGTAGCAAAGCCTGCCTCATCTCCTAGCCTTCACTGGCTGGCCGTGGTCCGCCCCAGTGTTGGTGAGATCAAGAACGCCAGACTCGACGAGCGCAATCTGGAAAAGGCGGTGCGACACATGCATCAAGATGGCCTCGTAGTGATTGAAGATGTCGTGCCGCACGAAGACATTGATCAGCTCAACACCAAGATGGTCCAGGATGCTCGCGTGCTCCAAAACATGGGAGACAAGGGGCCATTCAACTACAATCAGGGAAACTTACAGCAAGATGCACCTCCCGTTGCAGAGTTTTTCTACCCATCAATATTCACGA ACCCTATTGCCACCCAAATCACTTCAGCCGTTCTTGGTCCTCGGCCAAAATGGACATTCTGCTCTGCCAACGCAGCCATGCCTCCTCTCCCGGGGGCATCcccccagcgccagccgGTGCATTCAGATGCCGACTTTGCTCACCCAGCGCATCCCTTTGCTCTGGTTGTCAACGTTCCACTCGTGACGATGACTCCCGAAAATGGATCAACCGAGCTGTGGCTTGGAACACACAAGACGGATATTAGCTTTCAAGAAGGCGCGCATGGAGAGCGAGCAAGTGGCCGCATCATGGAGAATCATCTGCGTGATCGAGAGGCAGTCCGTCCGCCCATTCAGCCTATCGTGAAGAAGGGCTCGATTGTGTTGCGAGACCTTAGGCTATGGCATGCTGGTATGCCCAACCCATCTGATCAAATCCGGATTATGCTTGCCATGATCCATTTTGCCCCATGGTACAGGAACACCATGAGACTGGAATTTGGAGATAATCTGAAACCGGTtctggaggagcttgacCAACAGGGTCAGCTGGGATTGGATATTCCAGTAGACTGGGTTAGCCGTGAAAAGGCTTTGAAAGGTTACCTGAATCGCGGTTTTGGGAACAGTTATGACTTCAATCAGACTCCTTGA
- a CDS encoding uncharacterized protein (TransMembrane:12 (i58-77o83-100i107-124o136-158i165-185o191-215i286-303o343-364i385-404o416-441i462-480o492-510i)), which produces MAKKEESLPYGDVEAQDAISVAAAPVSAFDSYDAQKAENEQQHIGTLDRRLKARHVQFLALSGAIGTGLFVGSGQVLSLAGPLSAFLCYIITGFNLYCVINSLGEMAAWLPIPGAVPVFASRFVDPALGFTLGWNYWYQFAIGVPIEVSACAIIVDFWPNDVPKAALITVFFVAMIIVNCLPVRIYGEAEFAFGAIKLTTIIGLILLMFIITVGGSPSGDQIGFRYWHHPGPMNAYLEGGALGRFLAFFKVFIQATFAYGGSEIVVVASGETKDPRRNIKRSVRRVFWRILLFYVLSIFLVGLCVSSEDPNLLNAINSSAPGVGASPFVIAIKNAGIKVLPHIINAVVLSSAWSAGNSFFYASTRVLYSAALDGKAPAILKYEKFGVPYACVALTTALSCLVYLNVSNQSSEVFFWISNLSAVSTLIVWASVSFIYLRFYYALRYNGIDRDTLPYKSPFQPFLAYFALVFCLAIALFNGFDCFFPGRFSAKSFIPPYIDIPIFLSLFFGYKLVKKTKFVGLAEMDLWSGKAEIDRLESTWVKPVPRNFLERIWFWIA; this is translated from the coding sequence AtggccaagaaagaagagtcgTTGCCTTATGGCGATGTCGAAGCTCAAGATGCCATTTCTGTTGCTGCCGCCCCCGTCAGCGCCTTCGACAGTTACGATGCTCAAAAAGCGGAAAACGAGCAGCAACATATCGGCACGCTGGATCGCCGCCTCAAAGCTCGCCATGTCCAatttcttgctctttctGGAGCCATCGGCACGGGTCTCTTCGTCGGCAGCGGGCAGGTCCTTTCTTTAGCAGGCCCCCTCTCTGCATTTCTATGCTACATCATCACGGGCTTCAACCTGTACTGCGTAATCAATAGTTTGGGCGAAATGGCCGCTTGGCTGCCGATTCCGGGCGCAGTACCGGTTTTCGCTTCTCGGTTTGTCGATCCGGCGCTGGGATTCACGTTGGGATGGAATTACTGGTATCAGTTTGCTATTGGTGTGCCGATTGAGGTATCGGCTTGTGCCATCATTGTAGACTTTTGGCCAAATGATGTGCCCAAAGCTGCGCTTATTACCGTCTTCTTTGTTGCCATGATTATTGTTAATTGTCTTCCCGTACGGATATATGGAGAAGCCGAGTTTGCATTTGGAGCCATCAAGTTGACTACCATCATCGGGCTGATCCTCCTCATGTTCATCATCACGGTGGGCGGATCTCCATCTGGAGACCAAATCGGCTTTCGATATTGGCACCACCCGGGTCCGATGAACGCTTACTTGGAAGGCGGTGCGCTGGGCCGCTTTCTGGCCTTTTTCAAAGTCTTCATCCAAGCCACTTTTGCCTATGGCGGCAGCGAGATTGTGGTAGTCGCATCAGGCGAGACAAAAGACCCACGGCGAAACATCAAGCGCTCTGTCCGACGAGTGTTCTGGCGCATTTTGCTTTTCTACGtgctttccatcttcctcgtTGGACTTTGCGTCTCATCTGAGGACCCTAACCTGCTCAATGCTATCAATAGCTCTGCTCCCGGCGTCGGCGCGAGCCCCTTTGTCATCGCTATCAAGAACGCAGGCATCAAAGTTCTCCCTCACATCATCAACGCAGTCGTACTATCTTCTGCCTGGTCTGCCGGCAACTCGTTCTTTTATGCCTCCACGCGAGTGCTCTATTCAGCTGCTTTGGATGGCAAGGCGCCTGCCATCCTCAAGTACGAAAAGTTTGGCGTGCCGTATGCCTGTGTGGCCTTGACAACCGCGCTGAGCTGCTTGGTCTACCTCAACGTCAGCAATCAGTCTTCTGAGGTCTTCTTCTGGATCAGCAACCTCAGCGCCGTCAGTACCCTCATAGTCTGGGCCAGCGTATCCTTCATATACCTCCGTTTTTATTACGCTCTGAGGTACAATGGCATCGACCGTGATACTTTGCCTTACAAATCCCCGTTTCAGCCGTTTCTGGCGTATTTTGCACTCGTTTTTTGTCTTGCGATTGCGCTTTTTAATGGATTTGACTGCTTCTTCCCCGGCCGATTTAGCGCAAAGTCGTTTATCCCGCCATATATCGATATTCCCATTTTCTTATCCTTGTTTTTCGGCTATAAACTCGTCAAGAAGACAAAGTTTGTTGGATTGGCAGAGATGGATCTCTGGTCAGGCAAGGCCGAGATTGATAGATTAGAGTCAACGTGGGTAAAGCCAGTACCAAGAAATTTCCTAGAGAGGATATGGTTCTGGATTGCCTAA
- a CDS encoding uncharacterized protein (SECRETED:SignalP(1-16)~CAZy:GH12), translating to MKFLQIAPTLLPVALAQSSCSQYATFSGGNYALSNNLWGQTAGSGSGCITDVSLGGSAVWSTTWNWSGGQNNVKGYPNIALNIPNKRLVSSISSMPTTAQWSYTGSSLRADVAYDLFTASNPNHVTYSGDYELMIWLGKYGDIQPIGSSQGTVNVGGTSWNLWYGYNGAMQVYSFVAPGNLTNWSGDVKNFYTYLQNNKGYPASSQYVLSYQFGTEAFTGSGTLNNTWTASIN from the exons ATGAAGTTCCTTCAGATTGCACCTACACTATTGCCAGTGGCTCTCGCCCAAAGCTCCTGCAGCCAATATGCAACCTTCTCTGGCGGCAATTATGCACTGAGCAACAACCTCTGGGGACAAACCGCCGGTAGTGGCTCTGGCTGTATCACTGATGTATCCTTGGGCGGTTCCGCCGTGTGGTCAACGACCTGGAACTGGTCTGGAGGCCAGAACAACGTCAAGGGATACCCCAACATTGCGCTCAACATTCCAAACAAACGACTTGTCAGCAGCATCTCAAGCATGCCCACCACTGCCCAGTGGAGCTACACTGGCAGCAGCCTTCGTGCGGATGTGGCCTATGATCTATTTACTGCATCAAATCCCAACCATGTGACCTATTCCGGAGACTACGAACTCATGATTTG GCTCGGAAAATACGGAGATATCCAGCCCATTGGATCTTCGCAGGGGACAGTCAACGTCGGCGGCACGAGCTGGAATCTCTGGTACGGCTACAATGGCGCCATGCAAGTATACAGCTTCGTGGCTCCCGGAAACCTCACCAACTGGAGCGGAGATGTCAAGAACTTTTACACGTATCTGCAGAACAACAAGGGGTATCCTGCCTCAAGCCAATACGTCCTCA GTTACCAATTTGGCACTGAGGCCTTCACTGGAAGCGGAACGTTGAATAACACTTGGACAGCATCTATCAACTAG
- a CDS encoding uncharacterized protein (EggNog:ENOG41) gives MHTLQTSLQHLIRTLAANQAYFTMADNDNPGNFANRPKEEVQNIAAKGGKASHSGGFASMDSDKQREIASMGGKASGGSFEPGSEKAREAGRKGGSQ, from the exons ATGCACACTCTCCAAACTTCTTTGCAACACTTAATACGCACCTTAGCAGCAAACCAAGCATATTTCACCATGGCAGACAACGACAACCCCGGCAATTTCGCTAACCG CCCCAAGGAGGAGGTTCAGAACATTGCCGCCAAGGGTGGAAAGGCTAGTCACAGCGGCGGCTTTGCGTCCATGGACTCTGATAAGCAG CGTGAAATAGCTTCTATGGGAGGAAAAGCATCGGGAGGATCTTTTGAACCCGGCAGTGAGAAAGCTCGCGAGGCGGGCCGCAAGGGTGGTTCCCAGTGA
- a CDS encoding uncharacterized protein (EggNog:ENOG41), with amino-acid sequence MNRPRNRQPRPSGQNESRGRGRGRGRGASSNLGHRAPGTPQQAAGTVPTFKQVVAGAAVFIILKEDQPTGRETQGIVQDVLTSGDHPRGIKVRLRNGQVGRVQRLDGGSSEPSAGAAMASSTSSSRFSSRYTDIRNDEDFDYLEGPPPRSLADYMPALEEPAANASLGDDGGARIIEDMVVCPICEAFEGDEAAVTHHLDREHLS; translated from the coding sequence ATGAACAGGCCTCGCAACCGCCAGCCTCGACCCTCGGGGCAAAACGAGTCTCggggaagaggcagaggaagaggaagaggagcatCATCCAACTTGGGACATCGAGCGCCTGGAACGCCCCAGCAAGCTGCCGGCACCGTCCCGACGTTCAAACAGGTTGTGGCTGGTGCCGCTGTTTTCATCATCTTAAAAGAAGATCAACCGACAGGCCGAGAAACTCAGGGCATCGTGCAAGACGTCCTCACATCAGGAGACCATCCGCGCGGGATCAAGGTCAGGCTGCGCAATGGCCAAGTCGGCAGAGTGCAGCGACTTGATGGCGGATCCTCCGAACCATCAGCCGgagcagcaatggcttccaGTACGTCGAGCTCGCGATTCAGCAGCCGGTACACGGATATCAGAAATGATGAAGATTTTGACTATCTCGAGGGACCGCCCCCAAGGAGCTTGGCAGATTATATGCCGGCTTTGGAAGAGCCTGCGGCCAATGCATCTTTAGGCGACGATGGAGGCGCTCGCATCATCGAGGACATGGTTGTCTGTCCAATCTGCGAGGCGTTTGAGGGAGATGAGGCTGCTGTTACGCATCATCTCGATCGGGAACACCTGAGTTGA